A genomic stretch from Primulina huaijiensis isolate GDHJ02 chromosome 14, ASM1229523v2, whole genome shotgun sequence includes:
- the LOC140957975 gene encoding uncharacterized protein codes for MPKSLDVELEQFDHEIERTFRRRRQQLRLKELMERHEHEHEEEHHEERHVEMPRRIPMLEYAQPSLDGACPNIVRPIVRANHFEIKPAIIQKIRNTVQFGGTVVDDPNMHIADFLEICDTFKFNGVSDDTVMLRLFPLSLRDKAKAWLNCLPVGSITTWEDMARAFLIKYFPPSKTMKLRADISTFAQFGQESLYEAWERFKDLLRRCPHHELPLGLVVQTFYYGLLTPNRTMIDDAACGNLLRKTTEEGYELLEEMAASSYHPQPERNNQRRSAGVHQVTDLSAIAAQLDVLNRKLDGLNMGGTAMRLQEIFCEKCGGEHYIKDCQDSGPFYVQEGVPVNQVGVQNRPRKDPYSNTYNPGWRQHPNFSWGGQNSQNGPQGGRQYGKQPNVHI; via the coding sequence ATGCCAAAGTCACTTGACGTGGAGCTTGAGCAGTTTGACCATGAAATTGAAAGAACCTTTCGCAGGAGAAGACAGCAGCTAAGACTGAAAGAACTGATGGAGAGGCACGAGCACGAGCATGaggaggaacaccatgaagaGAGACATGTCGAGATGCCACGCCGCATACCAATGCTAGAGTATGCCCAGCCTTCTTTGGATGGTGCATGCCCCAACATTGTGAGGCCTATTGTACGGGCGAACCACTTCGAAATCAAGCCAGCTATAATTCAGAAGATTCGGAATACAGTCCAGTTTGGAGGAACTGTAGTAGATGACCCAAACATGCACATCgcagattttcttgaaatttgcgatacttttaaatttaatggagtttctGATGATACTGTTATGTTGCGTTTATTTCCTTTGTCCTTACGTGATAAAGCTAAAGCATGGTTAAATTGTTTGCCTGTAGGTTCGATCACCACATGGGAGGATATGGCGAGAGCATTTCTCATCAAATATTTTCCTCCATCTAAGACCATGAAGCTGCGGGCAGACATTAGCACATTTGCTCAATTCGGGCAGGAATCTTTATATGAGGCATGGGAGCGCTTCAAAGATCTATTACGAAGATGTCCTCATCACGAACTGCCACTTGGGTTAGTTGTTCAAACCTTTTATTACGGCCTGCTTACTCCTAATCGTACTATGATAGATGATGCTGCTTGTGGGAACCTGTTGAGAAAAACTACTGAGGAAGGATATGAGTTATTGGAGGAGATGGCTGCTAGCAGCTATCATCCTCAACCTGAAAGGAACAACCAACGGAGAAGTGCAGGAGTTCACCAGGTAACTGACCTTTCTGCTATTGCTGCACAACTTGATGTCTTGAACAGGAAGCTGGATGGTTTGAATATGGGTGGCACAGCTATGCGTCTTcaagagatattttgtgaaaaatgcggAGGAGAACACTATATTAAGGACTGCCAAGATAGTGGTCCTTTTTATGTGCAAGAAGGGGTACCAGTGAATCAAGTGGGAGTCCAAAACCGTCCAAGGAAAGATCCGTATTCAAACACATACAATCCTGGATGGAGGCAACATCCCAACTTTTCGTGGGGCGGCCAAAATAGTCAGAATGGACCACAGGGAGGACGACAGTATGGGAAACAACCGAATGTACATATCTGA